Genomic segment of Gammaproteobacteria bacterium:
GGAAGAAGCCAGCCTTGCCGAAGGTTCCTCTACAGCACATGCTCCAGTTATTGAAGTACCACGCCATGAGGAAAAAGACGTGCCTCGCAATCTGCGAGAGGAAAGCGACTCTGCCGAGGTTCGGCAGCAGGCTTTCGTAAATATTTTGTTACCTTTATTGCTTATGGAAAATGAAGTAATTGAAAGCAAGCGTAAACGAATGCTAAAACATTTTTCCAGCCTTGCGCGTGGTGAAGCCCTAGAAATAGCTAATCAAGAATGGCTGCGTGCGCTGGCGGTGGAATATCGCGTGGATGGCGACCCGCTAACCGATGCGGAAGTTCGTGAAGAACTTCTCCAGCGGGTAGATATCGTTCCTGTGGATCTGGCGTTGGCTCAAGCGGCTACTGAAACTGGCTGGGGTGCATCCCACGGCGCACGCAAGGATCGTGATCTGTTTGGAATGACTGCTATACGCTCTAATCGTACCATCAGAACCAGTTCAGGTCGGTTGGTACGTGCGCCAAAGTTTTCTTCCTTGCGCGAAGCGGTGCATACCTACATCCATAATCTTAACAGCCACGATGCCTATCGGTCGCTTCGGGCGATTCGCACAAAACTACGCAGTGAGCGTAAACCTCTCCATGGGATTCGAGTAGCAGATGGGTTATTGAAATACTCAACTCGCGGAGTCCATTACGTCAAACAGATCCGTACCATCATTCATCAAAACAATCTTAATCGTTATATAAACGCCCGACTTTTACCGAGTCGTGACCAGGTGGTTTCGCTGGATGCTAATCTGGCCTATGCCAATTAATTGCCGAACAGGATTGAATGCCATGCAATCGACCAGGTCAATCACCCCGCGCTTAAAGGGCGGGGCTTGTGAAAACAAGCCCGAGGTTGACCAGCTTTAGTTCGAGAAATCGGACTACGTTGCAACGAAGTAACAGACTCACCCTGG
This window contains:
- a CDS encoding Bax protein; the protein is MNQYLETKFLRTMFVWLPVLLHPLSVHASKEEASLAEGSSTAHAPVIEVPRHEEKDVPRNLREESDSAEVRQQAFVNILLPLLLMENEVIESKRKRMLKHFSSLARGEALEIANQEWLRALAVEYRVDGDPLTDAEVREELLQRVDIVPVDLALAQAATETGWGASHGARKDRDLFGMTAIRSNRTIRTSSGRLVRAPKFSSLREAVHTYIHNLNSHDAYRSLRAIRTKLRSERKPLHGIRVADGLLKYSTRGVHYVKQIRTIIHQNNLNRYINARLLPSRDQVVSLDANLAYAN